Proteins encoded by one window of Paenibacillus sp. DCT19:
- a CDS encoding S1C family serine protease has translation MNRLGRKSIAMMMAMVLSISVATAAGAAESPAGAGMKAKVVDGQVYVSSADLVKALGGNGQYDAKTGTYLYKGNEMIPKIIERVSPSVVSIIGKASDEHGDASSDEYDLAHGTGVIIRSNGWIVTNAHVVDGLDNPLVVTSDGNTYNITKTYSDPISDIALIKINAKSLKPATFAKGSKTSVGETVIAIGTPVTFALRNTATVGVISGLNREVEEANYRLIQTDAAINPGNSGGPLFNLKGEVIGINSMKYTEIGIDNTGFSIPVDTVQYVIDQYFKYGKVKRASLGILLEESWSTVVGMPTDDPLTVNGVLSNAAKKAKIQEGDLLYSIGVTRVSSAADINELLKAYLPGQKVKLMMQSDGDIVIRTLVLGDRADFEAEIEAFLTGDEEQ, from the coding sequence ATGAACAGGTTAGGAAGAAAAAGTATAGCCATGATGATGGCGATGGTGCTTTCCATTAGTGTGGCAACAGCAGCAGGAGCAGCGGAGTCGCCGGCAGGTGCTGGCATGAAAGCCAAAGTCGTTGATGGACAAGTGTATGTCAGTTCCGCGGACTTGGTTAAGGCACTTGGGGGTAACGGACAATATGATGCCAAGACGGGCACCTATCTTTATAAAGGAAATGAGATGATCCCAAAAATCATTGAAAGGGTGTCTCCATCCGTTGTGAGCATTATTGGTAAAGCAAGTGACGAACATGGCGACGCATCCTCCGATGAATATGATCTGGCGCATGGGACAGGCGTAATTATCCGGTCGAATGGATGGATTGTAACGAATGCACATGTCGTTGATGGTTTAGATAATCCACTCGTTGTGACGTCAGATGGCAATACATACAACATTACCAAAACATACAGTGATCCAATCAGTGATATTGCACTCATTAAAATTAATGCCAAATCGCTCAAACCGGCGACATTCGCCAAAGGGTCAAAGACCTCTGTCGGAGAGACGGTGATTGCGATTGGGACACCAGTTACATTTGCCTTGCGGAATACAGCAACGGTTGGTGTGATTAGTGGACTTAACCGCGAAGTGGAAGAAGCGAACTATCGTTTAATTCAGACCGATGCAGCCATTAACCCAGGGAACAGCGGTGGTCCATTGTTCAATTTGAAGGGCGAAGTTATCGGTATTAACTCGATGAAATATACGGAAATCGGCATAGATAACACGGGATTTTCGATTCCGGTGGATACGGTGCAATATGTTATCGATCAGTATTTCAAATACGGTAAGGTGAAACGTGCAAGTCTTGGAATACTGCTGGAAGAAAGTTGGTCTACTGTCGTAGGAATGCCTACGGATGATCCTTTAACGGTAAATGGCGTGTTGTCCAATGCAGCGAAGAAAGCCAAAATCCAAGAGGGTGACCTGTTATATAGTATCGGAGTCACACGTGTATCTTCGGCGGCCGATATCAATGAGCTGCTCAAAGCGTATTTGCCAGGCCAAAAAGTGAAACTGATGATGCAATCGGATGGTGACATCGTTATCCGCACGTTGGTACTTGGAGATCGAGCAGATTTCGAGGCTGAGATCGAAGCGTTTCTAACAGGGGATGAAGAACAATAA
- the uvrA gene encoding excinuclease ABC subunit UvrA: MASENIVIKGARAHNLKNIDITIPRDRFVVLTGLSGSGKSSLAFDTIYAEGQRRYVESLSAYARQFLGQMEKPDVDSIEGLSPAISIDQKTTSRNPRSTVGTVTEIYDYLRLLFARVGHPHCPDHGVEITSQTVEQMVDRVMQYPERTRLQILAPIISGRKGEHKSVFADISKQGFVRVRVNGEMRELSEDIQLEKNKKHTIEVVVDRVVIKEDVQSRLADSIETALNLSGGQLLVDIIGEEELRFSSNFACPVCGFSIEELAPRMFSFNSPFGACPECDGLGVKMIVDPDLLVPDRSKTIEDGAFDAWTGGTSTYYPQFLKSVCEHFNIPQDVPVEDLPADQMNKLLLGTGTEKIRFRYENDFGQRKEALVTFEGIVNNLERRYRETASEGIREFIEGYMSAKPCGTCKGHRLKRESLAVTINDHNMAYVTSLSIGEAGKFFETLDLSEKERAIANLILKEINSRLGFLVNVGLDYLTLSRAAGTLSGGEAQRIRLATQIGSSLMGVLYILDEPSIGLHQRDNDRLISTLAHMRDIGNTLIVVEHDEDTMMAADYIIDIGPGAGIHGGTVMSQGTPEEIMNDENSLTGQYLSGRKFIPIRAERRSVGDRWLEVRGAKENNLKNLNVKIPVGVFTAVTGVSGSGKSTLINEILYKTLARDLNRARVRPGQHKEIRGLEHIDKVIDIDQSPIGRTPRSNAATYTGVFDDIRDLFAQTNEAKMRGYKKGRFSFNIKGGRCEACRGDGIIKIEMHFLPDVYVPCEVCKGKRYNRETLEVKYKSKNIADVLEMTVEDATQFFENIPKIHRKMQTLLDVGLGYINLGQPATTLSGGEAQRVKLASELHRRSTGKTIYILDEPTTGLHVDDIDRLLNVLHRLVDSGETVLVIEHNLDVIKTADYIVDLGPEGGSGGGTIVATGTPEDIVQVEASYTGKYLKPVLVRDTERSRALQLAD; encoded by the coding sequence TTGGCTAGCGAGAATATTGTCATCAAAGGTGCACGAGCACACAACCTAAAGAACATTGATATTACCATTCCGCGTGACCGTTTTGTTGTATTGACAGGTCTGAGCGGCTCAGGCAAGTCCTCGCTGGCTTTTGATACGATCTATGCAGAAGGTCAGCGGCGATATGTAGAGTCATTATCTGCTTATGCACGGCAGTTTCTAGGACAAATGGAGAAACCGGATGTGGATTCTATTGAAGGACTCTCCCCAGCGATCTCGATTGACCAGAAAACGACTAGTCGTAATCCACGTTCAACCGTGGGAACGGTAACCGAGATTTATGACTATTTACGTCTATTATTTGCACGTGTTGGACATCCTCATTGCCCGGATCACGGCGTAGAAATTACATCGCAGACGGTGGAGCAGATGGTCGATCGTGTCATGCAGTATCCGGAAAGAACTCGATTGCAGATTTTGGCACCGATTATCTCTGGACGTAAGGGCGAGCATAAAAGTGTATTTGCCGATATATCCAAACAAGGATTTGTCCGTGTACGGGTAAATGGCGAGATGCGTGAACTGTCGGAAGATATCCAATTGGAGAAAAATAAGAAACACACGATTGAAGTTGTCGTGGATCGGGTTGTCATCAAAGAAGATGTTCAGTCACGTCTTGCAGATTCAATAGAGACAGCACTTAATCTGTCTGGTGGACAATTGCTCGTCGATATCATCGGAGAGGAAGAACTCCGTTTCAGCTCTAATTTTGCATGTCCGGTGTGTGGATTCAGCATTGAAGAGCTCGCGCCACGAATGTTCTCTTTCAACAGCCCATTTGGAGCTTGTCCTGAATGTGATGGACTTGGTGTGAAAATGATCGTTGACCCGGATCTGCTAGTACCTGACCGGAGTAAAACGATTGAAGATGGCGCATTTGATGCATGGACAGGAGGAACATCAACGTACTATCCTCAGTTCTTGAAGTCAGTATGTGAACACTTCAACATTCCGCAGGATGTACCTGTCGAAGACCTCCCAGCTGATCAGATGAACAAGTTGCTGCTGGGTACAGGTACAGAGAAAATTCGTTTCCGTTATGAGAACGACTTTGGACAACGCAAAGAAGCACTGGTGACCTTTGAAGGCATCGTAAATAATTTGGAGCGGCGCTATCGTGAAACGGCATCTGAGGGCATCCGTGAATTCATTGAAGGGTATATGAGCGCCAAGCCTTGTGGTACATGTAAAGGACATCGTTTGAAACGTGAAAGTCTTGCAGTCACAATTAATGACCATAACATGGCATATGTAACGAGCCTCTCTATAGGAGAAGCGGGTAAATTCTTTGAAACGTTGGATCTGAGTGAGAAGGAACGCGCTATTGCGAACCTGATTCTCAAAGAAATTAATAGCCGTCTGGGCTTCCTGGTCAATGTCGGTCTGGATTACCTCACTCTGAGCCGTGCTGCCGGAACATTATCTGGTGGTGAAGCGCAGCGGATCAGACTGGCGACACAGATTGGTTCTAGTCTGATGGGTGTGCTCTACATTCTAGATGAGCCAAGTATCGGTCTGCATCAACGGGATAATGATCGTCTAATCAGTACGCTAGCTCATATGAGAGATATCGGAAATACGTTAATCGTAGTTGAGCATGATGAAGATACGATGATGGCAGCCGACTATATTATTGATATTGGTCCTGGTGCGGGTATCCACGGAGGTACCGTAATGTCGCAGGGTACACCAGAAGAGATCATGAATGACGAGAACTCGTTAACGGGTCAATACCTCAGTGGACGGAAGTTCATTCCGATACGTGCGGAACGCCGCAGTGTAGGTGATCGTTGGTTAGAAGTGCGCGGAGCCAAAGAAAATAACCTGAAGAACCTGAATGTAAAAATTCCAGTTGGTGTGTTCACTGCCGTAACGGGTGTATCTGGATCAGGAAAATCGACACTGATTAATGAAATTTTGTACAAAACATTGGCGCGTGACCTGAATCGTGCTCGTGTACGTCCTGGACAACATAAAGAGATCCGTGGTTTGGAACATATCGATAAAGTCATCGATATTGACCAGTCGCCAATCGGTCGTACACCGCGCTCCAATGCGGCTACGTATACCGGAGTGTTTGATGACATTCGGGATTTGTTTGCGCAGACGAACGAAGCCAAGATGCGTGGTTACAAAAAAGGGCGCTTCAGTTTTAACATCAAAGGTGGGCGCTGTGAAGCTTGCCGTGGTGATGGAATTATCAAGATTGAGATGCACTTCTTGCCGGACGTATACGTTCCTTGTGAAGTCTGCAAAGGCAAACGTTATAACCGTGAGACGCTCGAAGTGAAGTACAAATCCAAAAACATCGCTGATGTACTTGAAATGACGGTTGAGGATGCAACACAATTCTTCGAGAACATTCCAAAAATCCATCGCAAGATGCAGACATTGCTTGATGTAGGATTGGGTTACATCAATTTAGGACAACCGGCAACAACCTTGTCCGGTGGTGAAGCTCAGCGTGTGAAGCTTGCTTCCGAGCTGCACCGTCGCAGTACAGGGAAGACTATTTATATTCTGGACGAGCCAACGACAGGACTGCATGTCGATGATATCGATCGATTGCTAAACGTACTGCACCGTTTGGTTGATTCCGGTGAAACCGTGCTTGTTATTGAGCACAATCTGGATGTAATCAAAACAGCCGACTATATTGTTGATCTGGGGCCAGAAGGCGGCAGTGGCGGCGGAACAATCGTAGCAACGGGAACACCAGAGGATATTGTTCAAGTAGAGGCATCTTATACCGGTAAGTACCTGAAACCTGTTTTGGTGCGGGATACGGAGCGCAGCAGAGCTCTGCAACTGGCTGACTAA
- a CDS encoding MBG domain-containing protein, which translates to MSFAINGIAVGSEVTNASGTATLDYPLDLIPDNYTITASFAGYQTYLPSNGTSMLNVNKRPLTLLAADATRMYGASNPVFTGTMTGTRAQDGITAKYGTMAGESSIVGTYPIEATLNDPNGKLSNYNVTLSPGTLTIEQAPLNVTADNARRLYGASNPVFTGTLTGVLHQDGITATYETTAGESSNVGTYPIEATLNDPNGKLSNYDVTLSPGTLTIEQAPLSAIADGARRLYGASNPAFTGTMTGVRDEDGITATYGTAADSASDTGTYPIEASLNDPNGKLDNYDVTLSPGTLTIEQAPLSATADDARRVYGASNPVFTGTLTGVLHQDGITATYDTTAGESSNVGTYPIEATLNDPNGKLDNYDVTLTPGTLTIEQAPLSATADDARRVYGASNPVFTGTLTGVLHQDGITATYGTTAGESSNVGTYPIEATLNDPNGKLDNYDVTLTPSTLTIEQAPLSVTVDAVARWSNYDNPVLTGKLIGAVATDNLSVIYKTFADKNSPVGTYEVEAELIDPEGQLSNYDVTVYSAELVVYAAPYPVYSTGDSAETVTRDIELASMDEKGRPITWRSSDTRFLDPATGQIQRPVFLEGNAEIMLSASVEAYGTVYEAAYELMIYAADMTDETAVELDAQNLRIGYADGDSATSVQGRLSLETRGANGTTISWTSSMPSLIDPMTGLVRRPSYSTGDQTVTMKATVTKGDTSLEVEFHVKVIRSNNTGTGGGFVNPEPEPQIEPEKETSTPPYMDIETPRGVKRIELTKDKDVSNIIRVAVGEEDVQFTIENRVLERLKSLHPDMTLIITTRLTNFTIHLSKLEINQADDRLRISVRHINKMPKLASAIAEQKAKVMAGAVQTDISVLHANGQHAETSPYARFVEQRIRLGNVTGFDNASVVRWDEERGELRHVLARFTSENGETVAIIQNSGTGIYLVMERSVSFADMQNHWGREDVEKLASKLIVQGRGSDRFEPNGRLTRAEATALLNRALGIFTSSSVSTFSDVQGQWYAVDVMTAYQSGHIAGYNDGTFRPNESITREELAVIITRALAFVGDNAYKQPARDWQPVDEDNISVWAKEAVNQAIRLNILNGDEQGHVRPHAATTRAEMAVMLSRMLQTIDRN; encoded by the coding sequence ATATCCTTTGCGATTAATGGGATTGCGGTCGGATCTGAAGTAACGAACGCTTCCGGCACGGCAACATTGGATTATCCATTAGATCTTATTCCTGACAACTATACCATCACAGCTTCATTTGCTGGATATCAGACCTATCTGCCGTCTAACGGCACCAGCATGCTCAATGTGAATAAGAGGCCGTTGACCCTGTTGGCGGCAGATGCAACTCGTATGTACGGAGCAAGTAATCCCGTATTCACTGGTACAATGACGGGGACACGAGCACAGGACGGTATCACTGCGAAGTATGGCACAATGGCGGGGGAGTCAAGCATTGTGGGTACGTATCCTATAGAAGCGACACTCAACGATCCGAATGGGAAATTGAGTAATTACAATGTGACCCTATCACCCGGTACACTGACAATTGAGCAAGCACCACTGAACGTAACGGCAGACAATGCACGTCGTCTGTACGGGGCAAGTAACCCCGTGTTCACTGGTACGTTGACAGGAGTACTGCACCAGGATGGAATAACTGCAACGTATGAAACAACGGCAGGAGAGTCAAGCAATGTAGGAACGTATCCTATAGAAGCGACACTCAACGATCCGAATGGGAAATTGAGTAATTACGATGTGACTCTATCACCCGGCACACTCACAATTGAGCAAGCACCGCTCAGCGCAATCGCAGATGGTGCACGCCGTCTGTATGGGGCAAGTAACCCCGCGTTCACTGGTACAATGACGGGAGTGCGGGACGAGGACGGTATCACCGCTACGTATGGAACAGCAGCAGACTCAGCCAGTGATACAGGAACGTATCCGATCGAAGCATCGCTGAATGATCCAAATGGAAAGCTGGACAATTACGATGTGACCCTATCACCCGGCACACTGACAATCGAGCAAGCGCCGCTCAGCGCAACTGCGGATGATGCACGCCGTGTGTATGGGGCAAGTAACCCCGTGTTCACTGGTACGTTGACAGGAGTACTGCACCAGGATGGAATAACTGCGACGTATGACACAACGGCGGGAGAGTCAAGCAATGTGGGAACGTATCCTATAGAAGCGACACTCAACGATCCGAATGGAAAGCTGGACAATTACGATGTGACTCTGACACCCGGCACACTGACAATCGAGCAAGCGCCGCTCAGCGCAACTGCGGATGATGCACGCCGTGTGTATGGGGCAAGTAACCCCGTGTTCACTGGTACGTTGACAGGAGTACTGCACCAGGATGGAATAACTGCGACGTATGGCACAACGGCGGGGGAGTCAAGCAATGTGGGAACGTACCCTATAGAAGCGACACTCAACGATCCAAATGGAAAGCTGGACAATTACGATGTGACTCTGACACCCAGCACACTGACAATCGAGCAAGCACCGCTCAGCGTAACGGTGGACGCTGTGGCACGATGGTCGAATTATGACAATCCCGTTTTGACGGGGAAATTAATCGGCGCAGTTGCAACTGATAACCTTAGTGTAATTTATAAAACATTTGCCGATAAGAATAGCCCCGTTGGCACATATGAGGTTGAAGCGGAGTTGATTGACCCTGAAGGCCAGCTTAGCAATTATGATGTTACAGTGTACTCAGCTGAACTTGTTGTATATGCCGCACCGTATCCAGTCTACTCTACCGGGGACTCCGCGGAAACGGTGACGAGAGATATCGAATTGGCAAGTATGGACGAAAAGGGAAGGCCAATTACATGGCGTTCATCCGATACCCGTTTTCTTGATCCGGCTACGGGGCAAATACAAAGACCAGTCTTCTTAGAAGGTAACGCTGAGATTATGCTGTCGGCGAGCGTGGAAGCATACGGAACCGTTTATGAGGCTGCCTATGAATTAATGATATATGCCGCGGACATGACTGATGAGACAGCGGTGGAGCTTGACGCTCAAAATCTAAGAATCGGATACGCGGACGGGGACAGTGCCACTTCGGTGCAAGGCAGGTTATCGCTTGAGACTAGGGGAGCGAACGGAACAACCATTTCTTGGACGTCATCGATGCCCTCCTTAATTGATCCTATGACCGGGCTCGTACGCAGGCCGTCTTATTCCACAGGCGATCAAACTGTTACAATGAAGGCTACGGTAACAAAGGGAGACACATCCTTGGAAGTAGAGTTTCATGTAAAGGTCATTCGCTCAAACAATACGGGGACAGGCGGCGGCTTCGTTAATCCCGAACCCGAGCCTCAAATAGAACCCGAAAAGGAAACCTCGACGCCGCCCTACATGGATATTGAGACTCCTCGGGGAGTGAAGAGAATTGAACTAACGAAGGATAAGGACGTTTCGAATATAATCAGGGTGGCTGTGGGCGAGGAGGACGTGCAATTTACGATAGAGAACCGAGTGCTGGAGAGGCTTAAATCCCTTCATCCCGACATGACACTCATCATCACCACAAGATTAACGAACTTCACCATCCATCTGTCCAAGCTGGAGATAAACCAAGCGGACGACAGGCTAAGAATTAGCGTTCGCCACATCAACAAAATGCCCAAACTTGCGTCCGCGATTGCTGAGCAAAAGGCAAAAGTAATGGCCGGAGCGGTGCAAACGGACATTTCTGTACTTCATGCAAATGGACAACATGCTGAGACCAGTCCGTACGCAAGGTTTGTGGAACAACGTATACGCCTTGGAAATGTCACTGGATTCGATAACGCATCCGTGGTTCGGTGGGATGAGGAGCGAGGGGAGCTGCGTCATGTGCTGGCGCGCTTCACCAGCGAGAATGGAGAAACAGTAGCGATTATCCAAAACAGTGGCACTGGAATCTATCTTGTTATGGAACGTTCGGTGAGCTTTGCGGATATGCAGAATCACTGGGGGCGTGAAGACGTGGAGAAGCTGGCTTCCAAATTAATAGTACAAGGTCGCGGTTCGGATCGTTTTGAGCCAAATGGCAGGCTAACGCGAGCGGAGGCAACGGCTTTACTGAACCGGGCTCTGGGTATATTCACTTCCAGCTCCGTCTCCACCTTCTCTGACGTACAAGGGCAGTGGTACGCGGTGGATGTTATGACCGCATACCAAAGCGGACATATTGCAGGTTATAACGATGGGACATTCCGCCCGAATGAGTCAATAACACGAGAAGAATTAGCCGTAATCATTACCAGAGCCCTTGCATTCGTGGGGGACAATGCGTATAAACAACCTGCACGCGATTGGCAGCCGGTAGACGAGGATAACATATCGGTTTGGGCAAAGGAAGCCGTTAATCAAGCGATTCGCCTCAACATTCTTAATGGAGATGAGCAGGGACACGTCAGGCCTCATGCCGCGACAACCCGAGCAGAAATGGCCGTGATGCTCTCACGGATGCTGCAAACAATCGATCGGAACTAA
- the uvrB gene encoding excinuclease ABC subunit UvrB: MSDIVMSDKTFEIESEFSPQGDQPVAIEQLVQGVREGKRYQTLLGATGTGKTFTIAQTIAKLQRPTLIIAHNKTLAAQLASEFKDFFPNNMVEYFVSYYDYFQPEAYIPSSDTYIEKDSSINEEIDKLRHAATSSLFERRDVIIVASVSCIYGLGSPSAYSSMLLSLRVGMEKPRNQILSRLVEIQYQRNDINFVRGTFRVRGDVIEIFPASKGEHAIRVELFGDEIEKITEIDVLTGELVGEREHIAIFPASHFVTQEETMRVALVNIERELEERLEVLREQGKLLEAQRLEQRTRYDIEMMKEVGFCSGIENYSGPLTFRERGDTPYTLMDYFPDDMLIVVDESHVTLPQIRAMYNGDQARKTVLVEHGFRLPSALDNRPLKFDEFEEKMNQIIYVSATPGPYEIEHTDMMIQQIIRPTGLLDPIIELRPTKGQIDDLIAEINDRIAKDERVLITTLTKKMSEDLTDYLKEIGIKVRYLHSEIKTLERMSILRDLRLGTFHVLIGINLLREGLDLPEVSLVAILDADKEGFLRSERSLIQTIGRAARNSDGRVILYGDKVTDSMDKAIKETERRREIQMAYNEKHGITPQTIRKKVRDVIEATKVAESKNEFLTGAAEKMSKKERQSLIQRLEVEMKDAAKNLQFERAAELRDALLELRAE, from the coding sequence ATGAGCGATATTGTAATGAGTGACAAAACGTTCGAAATCGAGTCTGAGTTTTCTCCCCAAGGTGACCAGCCTGTAGCCATTGAACAATTGGTTCAGGGTGTTCGGGAAGGAAAGAGGTATCAGACACTACTGGGTGCAACCGGTACAGGTAAGACATTTACCATTGCACAGACCATTGCGAAGCTTCAACGTCCAACGCTGATTATTGCCCATAATAAAACGTTGGCAGCTCAGCTTGCGAGTGAATTCAAAGATTTCTTTCCTAATAATATGGTTGAGTACTTCGTCAGCTATTATGACTACTTCCAGCCGGAGGCGTATATTCCGTCCTCGGATACGTATATCGAGAAGGATTCCAGCATCAATGAAGAGATCGACAAACTGCGTCACGCAGCAACGAGTTCATTATTTGAACGTAGGGATGTCATCATTGTAGCCAGCGTGTCCTGCATTTATGGTTTAGGTTCGCCGTCTGCTTACTCCAGCATGTTATTGTCATTGCGGGTAGGTATGGAGAAACCGCGTAATCAGATTTTGTCCCGTTTGGTAGAAATACAGTATCAGCGGAACGATATTAACTTTGTAAGGGGTACGTTCCGTGTACGCGGTGATGTCATTGAGATTTTCCCAGCTTCTAAAGGTGAACATGCGATTCGGGTCGAGTTATTTGGTGATGAGATTGAGAAGATTACCGAGATTGATGTATTGACCGGAGAACTAGTAGGAGAACGTGAACATATTGCGATCTTCCCAGCATCTCACTTCGTAACCCAAGAAGAGACGATGCGGGTTGCATTGGTCAACATTGAACGTGAACTTGAAGAACGCCTTGAAGTGCTTCGCGAACAAGGGAAGTTGTTGGAAGCTCAGCGACTGGAACAACGTACACGTTATGATATTGAAATGATGAAGGAAGTGGGCTTCTGTTCAGGAATCGAGAACTATTCCGGACCACTGACCTTCCGTGAACGTGGAGATACGCCGTATACACTGATGGATTATTTTCCAGATGACATGTTGATCGTGGTGGATGAGTCTCACGTAACGTTGCCACAGATTCGTGCAATGTATAACGGTGACCAAGCGAGGAAAACGGTTCTGGTTGAACACGGATTCCGGCTTCCATCTGCGCTCGATAATCGTCCACTCAAATTCGATGAGTTTGAAGAGAAGATGAATCAGATTATCTACGTATCGGCTACGCCAGGTCCATATGAGATTGAGCATACCGATATGATGATACAGCAGATTATTCGTCCTACGGGTCTACTTGATCCAATTATCGAGCTGCGCCCAACGAAGGGACAGATTGATGATCTGATTGCAGAGATCAATGACCGCATTGCCAAAGACGAACGTGTGTTAATCACGACGTTGACGAAGAAGATGTCTGAGGATCTAACTGACTATCTGAAAGAGATCGGCATTAAAGTTCGATATCTTCACTCTGAGATCAAGACACTAGAGCGGATGTCGATTCTGCGTGATCTAAGGCTTGGTACGTTCCATGTCTTAATCGGCATCAACTTGCTGCGGGAAGGATTGGATCTACCTGAGGTATCCTTGGTTGCGATCCTAGATGCGGATAAGGAAGGATTCCTTCGTTCCGAGCGTTCTCTGATTCAGACCATTGGACGTGCGGCGCGGAATAGTGATGGTCGAGTTATTCTTTATGGTGACAAAGTGACGGATTCTATGGATAAGGCAATCAAAGAGACGGAGCGCCGTCGTGAAATCCAGATGGCCTACAATGAGAAACACGGCATTACACCACAGACGATTCGCAAAAAGGTACGTGATGTGATTGAGGCAACGAAGGTTGCCGAATCGAAGAACGAATTCCTTACAGGCGCTGCAGAGAAAATGTCCAAGAAGGAACGTCAGTCGCTTATACAGCGCCTAGAAGTAGAGATGAAAGATGCAGCGAAAAACTTGCAGTTTGAGCGTGCTGCTGAGCTTCGTGACGCACTGTTGGAACTACGCGCAGAGTAG